From the Juglans microcarpa x Juglans regia isolate MS1-56 chromosome 3D, Jm3101_v1.0, whole genome shotgun sequence genome, the window agttgaagtgctatcttgttcatccattatcttcattgttcttattttccatcttattcatctacactttcttacatatctaaatattcatataaactaaaaagagtcttcatattcttttgttgagtccattcatcTTTGTGCATTTTTGACTTGGTGGTGAAGTTGTTCATCATTGTGTTCTTGAATGTTCATATGTGTTCATCcgtattattcatttatttgatCCACCCAAACACTAAGTCTCGCCCACTATAGTGTTTGATCTAGTCCACTTTCCATAAATTACCTAGCTGCCCCTCCATAAAACCTTAGTCATATTTCCCACTTACCATACTCGGCCACAACCTTATCCCACATACACCACTCGACCAATCCTAGTGTTGCCTTACTTCTCATAATAGTTCACTTCCCATAATTAGCCTTCATCCCTCAAATACATTGCCCTATCCATGAGTCATACTTGTCATACTTGGCTTGCCTATAAATCTTTCCATTTCATAAAACCCTAGTCCATATACTCCACTTACATATTCAGCCACACCAAAGTCTTCcatccataaaaccctagccgtTTCACCTCAAATCTCTATAAGGTAAttcattccttttaggagtcttgcgTCCATCCACTCACACAAACCCTAGCCACCCATCAAGAGTCTCATTTCGCAACTTCTTTAATTCAAAGAGAGTTGACTCAATCCAATTTCATCTCTTGATTCTAGGAACTTCCCTTGAATCACTCAATCCCTCCAATCACTCATccaatttcttaaatttctcaaCTCCTTCCATAAACCTAGTCAACCAAAGACTCCATCCTCTTGCCATATTCAAAtctaaatccttttttttttttttaatcttatcatAGTTAATTCTTAAAGTCAATGAGCAACCCTTGACTCATTCAAACTCATTCTCATCTATCATATCCAATCCCTCAAATCTCTCATTCCCTACAATCACACAAGTCAACCAAAGATCCCAATCTTATcttgccatattcaaatccTATCTTCCATCTCCTAATCCCTAAAGTCAAGGAGCAACCCTAAACTCATTCAAACACCATCCATCTTCATCCATTGACCATATCCAAATCATATATTCCTCATCTTATCTTTAAGCAATCCTTAAAGTCAAGGAGCaccctagactcattcaaacactTTCTCCTATTGCCAATACCGAATCACCCTAACATTAATGGGTAACCAACCCCAAAATTGGCCAACCctagccaccaaaccctagcctctcTCATCCACACcattccaaaccctagcatcttAGCTAAGACTCCAACCCCAGTCTATCTCTTCCCAATCTCGAAATCATCCTTAGTCACCACACAAAACCCTAGTTATacttcaccataccaaccctaatTATCATATAAGTGACCATAACATCAAGGGTAACTTTCAAGCCATTCCACATTGTATCAAACGCCCTTATTCATCCCTTAGATCAACCTAAGAACTCATCATCACTATCATACGTGCCATTATTGTCCAAAGACTAAGTAAGTTGGCAAGGTCATTCGGTCTTTATTCACATCAAGGCGAACTCGTGatccttagtgttagggacaagaccgggatCCTTAACACACCTGCCCGAAGCGTTTCTCATTGTCAAAAGCAGATGCTTGATGTAATATTTCGTGAAATGAGCATGTCTTGGAGATTGGATAAGCGGATAAGAGAATTCCCCAAGTCCTAGAAAtgatgcttcttttttttttttccccccggATAAGAATGTGTTCAAAGCTGTGTCATATGCTCATTCAGATGCTTAATTTGATGCCAAGTCCTAGTGAGCTCTTGCTTTGCATTTTCTAACATATAATAATTGTCAGAATAACTCCGCATCTGAAAGGTGCATTCTACCCTATTAAACAAGAAACAGTTGACTAATTATTTGTTTGAATTGGTCATGCAACCgtacaattatattaaataattttattttgtctcTAGTAATTGGCCTGGAATCAAGCCAGTGGCTTGGAATCATTTTTccagtcttttttttatttccagtctgtgtaagttttaagttttatagATGAAATCAGTAAGTGGCACATGGAATTTGCAAAAGTTATTCTTGCCTGGTAGAAGAGTCTTTCCCATACTCATTGTTTTAGATATTTAGTTggtaattaaaacatttatatcaaattttagatgagtttaataaaaatatttgtagttaatattaacattaaatgactattgaaaatattattttttaaataataatttaattataatttgattattaattaacatatgatgtgtaaaattgtaaaatatgaaaaaaataaataagataaaaataaaaatattaaatattaaaataaaaatattttattattattttagataattcaACCTAGGAATATGTTTTAAACAGAAGACAAAAGACAAAAGACAAAACATGTTATATTAGAAAAATTCGGAATTTGACTTTGCCTATTGAATGCTAATGATGTTAGTATTGCATACCTTGAGCCGGTCCTGCCTGGGTGTTTTTTCTGTGTTTGACATTTTGGTGTATATGGACGGTTCCTGTTCGATTGATCTTGAAAGGGAGAGGAGACTATAGATAATGGGGATTTGTTAAGTCAccatttgataaaataataataaaaaaaagatttataagAATTAGATTTATCATATATCTAactagaataatattatatgtaatcGTAGAGTATACAAATACTATATAGTCGTTTTTAATAATTACGCGAAACTTGCacactcattattataactatcatttctcatctaactatttatatttgaaCCAAGGCAACCAATCCACACAGACTAGAGATGGAAGCGAATCAAATTCTCTACATGAATGGAGGAGATGGAGAAACAAGCTATGCCAAAAATTCTTTAATTCAGGTATTATCTCTCGTACTCACAAATACAGTcacaatttgtaagtttttagTCATTCTCTTCGTCCATTTCGTTCGAAAAACTATTGAACCACTTGATTTTTCTTCTAGAAAGAGGTGATACTCAAGGCAAAGTCAATATTAGAAGAAAGCGTAGTACGGCTCTCTCTAAGCAGTTTCCCCAAGTGTGTAAAACTAGCAGATTTGGGATGTTCATCAGGACCCAACACGCTGTCGTTGGTTTGGGAGATTATGGACATCATCTATGCAACATGCCAACGGGTTAATCACAAGGCACCCATGTTCCAAGTGTTCCTTAATGATCTTCCGGGCAATGATTTCAATACCATATTCAGGTCTCTGCCGAGTTTTTAtgagaaactaaagaaagagaAGGGAAGTGAGTTTGAGCCTTGTTTCATCGCAGGAATGCCTGGAACTTTCTATGGGAGGCTCTTTCCCGactgttttcttcattttgtttaCTCTTCTAACAGTCTTCAATGGCGTTCCCAGGTTAGCACTTATGACCTAATTTATCTGTTTCCTTTTGGTGGCCGTAGGATAATCATATTAGAAGGATATATAACATATGAGCTCTGTCAtcactggaaaaaaaaaaaaagaaaagaaaaaaaaaaaggagcacgCTTGGTGGCATTATGGAGATGCTTTTGGcactatttttcttctaaaaaggCATCACGTCACTataaaaacatttctttaaaaaacatGCATGGAATTGCTtcccatatataaatattcacCTGAAACATGTTGAGAATTGTATTAATTTACAGGTCCCTGAAGGGCTTGTAGGGGAATCAGGGGTTCCATTAAACAAGGGTAATATTCACATAGCAAAGACAAGCCCCCATCATGTGCTTAAAGCCTACTCGGATCTTTTTGAGAAAGactttacattatttttaagaTCACGTTCGCAAGAGATGGTCCCTGGTGGTCAGATGGTCCTTGTGATGTTAGGTAGTACCAGGAAAGCTGATTCTTCTAGCAACCAAAGCTGCTCCATCTGGGAGTTATTAGGTTTCGCTCTAAATGACATGGTCCTAGAGGTACGGtacaattattttcttcttcttctctgctGAACGTAAGGTATCTATCAGTTGCATTAAGGGCAGGCAGACATAGGACTTTTTCATGCAAACGAAATGGTTGTTTTTCACTATGTATTTCTTATTATAAGCGGTATTAATCCAGGGAAAAGTTGAAGAGGCGAAATTGGACTGGTTCAATCTGCCATTTTATGCACCTACCATAGAGGAAGCTAAGGCCGTGATCCAAACAGAAGGAACCAGCTTCAACATTCATCGATTTGAAACATTTGAAGTGGCCTGGGATTGTAACATGGATGAATACATGAGTAACAAAGGGTATAGTTTTGAGGAAGCCGGTAGAGGAAAGTATGTGGCCATGACTATGAGGGTGGTTGCAGAATCGATGCTGGTGGGTCATTTTGGAGAAGAGATCATGGATGATTTGTTTGAAAGATTTTCCAGTAAGatagaagaatatttggaggttgAGGAAGCCAAGCACACGATTATCACCATTTCCATGAC encodes:
- the LOC121254292 gene encoding probable jasmonic acid carboxyl methyltransferase 2 — protein: MEANQILYMNGGDGETSYAKNSLIQKEVILKAKSILEESVVRLSLSSFPKCVKLADLGCSSGPNTLSLVWEIMDIIYATCQRVNHKAPMFQVFLNDLPGNDFNTIFRSLPSFYEKLKKEKGSEFEPCFIAGMPGTFYGRLFPDCFLHFVYSSNSLQWRSQVPEGLVGESGVPLNKGNIHIAKTSPHHVLKAYSDLFEKDFTLFLRSRSQEMVPGGQMVLVMLGSTRKADSSSNQSCSIWELLGFALNDMVLEGKVEEAKLDWFNLPFYAPTIEEAKAVIQTEGTSFNIHRFETFEVAWDCNMDEYMSNKGYSFEEAGRGKYVAMTMRVVAESMLVGHFGEEIMDDLFERFSSKIEEYLEVEEAKHTIITISMTKNV